GCCGGCGTCGGCGAGCAGCTGCGCGGCGGTCATGTCCCCGCGCGCCGGGACCGACGAGACCGACCCGGGCGCCGTCCGGTGCAGGGACACGACGAGGTGGTCGCGGGCCCGGGTACACGCGACGTAGAGCAGCCGGATCTTCTCGTGGAAGTCCAACTGTTCGTCGAGTTCGAGACTCTCGTCGAACTCGGCGGTGGACAGGGTCGGGTGGAAGCGGTAGTTGACCGCCGGACGTCCTGCGCTGTCGGTCCACAGAACCTGGACGCCGCCGCGCCGCCGTCGGACCTTCGTGGTCAGGCCCGACACGATCGTGACCGGGAACTCGAGTCCCTTGCTGGCGTGAACCGTCAGTATCTGCACGGCGTCGTCATCGGTCTCGGGGAGGACCGCCTCGGTGACGCGGCCCGAGCCCGCGCTCTGCAGATCGATCCAGTCGATGAAGTCCCGCAGATTCCCGCCCGTGGCGTCGGTGAACGCGCGGGCCTGGTCCGCGACGAACCGCAGCCGACGCCACTGGTCGCGCACACGGCCCCGGACGGCGCCCAGCTCGTAGAGCCCCCGGTCCCTCAGGACCCGGTCCACGATCTCGCTCGGGCTCCGCCACGCCCGCTCACGGCGTACCCGCGCGAGCCACGCCATGGCTTCGACGACGGGGTGGTCCGGCGTGAGCGTGTCCGGGACCGGGCGACGCAGGTCCCAGGCGCCACCGGCGCGGTGGTAGCCCCACAGATCGTCGTCACCGCAACCGAACGCGGCCGAGCGCAGTGCGGCGACCACGGCCAACTCGTCGGTGGGGTCGTCGATGGCCCGCAGCACACCGATGAGATCGCGGACCTCCCGGGTGGAGTAGACGAGGCTCGAGGACTCGGCCCGGTACGGGATGCGGGCATCCACCAGGGCCCGTTCGAGTTGGGGCAGGGAGGTACGGGCGGGCAGAAGTATGCAGATGTCGCCGAGTCGGCAGCGGCGGGTCTCGCCGCTGTGGCGGTCGACCACCTCCCACCCGCCTTCGACGGCGGTGGTCACGGTGGCCGCGACGTCAGCCGCCTCGCGGGAGCGGACCTCGTCGGCCGACAGCCCCGGCTCGTGTTCGACCCCTCCGAGCACCGCTGCGCCGGGACCCGCCGGAACGTCCTCACGGCCGGCGGCGAGCGGGACGTAGGCGGGCTGTGAGCCCTCCTCGGGCTCGATCAGCTCGGCGAACACCGCGTTGACCCAGTCGATGACGGGCGCGCTCGACCGCCAGTTGGTCACCAGCCTCACCGGTGGGCCGAAGGCGTCGGACGCCGCCAGGAAGAGTCCGATGTCGGCACGCCGGAACCGGTAGATGGACTGCTTGGGGTCCCCGACGAAGAAGAGCGACCCCGCGCCGGGGCGCCGTTGCGACCAGCCCTGCGATCCGGAGTCGGCCGCGGTGGTGGGATCAGTTGCCAGAGCGGCGGCGATGTCGATCTGGAGCGGGTCGGTGTCCTGGAACTCGTCGATGAGGATGCGCCCGTAACGCTCACGTGCCGCCGCCCGGACGGCGGGTCCGGTGGCAGGATCCTCCAGGAGGCGACGGGCGAGCACCAGCAGGTCGTGGAACTCGAGGCGACCTTCGCGACGGCGACGCTCCGCCTCGGTGAGCGTGAAGTCCCGCACGAGGGTCCCGAGCGCGCTGATACACGCCTGAGCGACACGGTCGAGCGCCGTCTCCGCCGTCGCACACGCAGCTCCCACGGCCTCCACGACGTCGCCCTTGCGGCCCTGCCAGTCGCCGGCCCTACCCAGTCGTCCGAGCGAGAACTTCGCTACGCGGCCGAGGACCTCCACCGCGGCGATCTCGTCGTCGGCCACCGCCGCGAGTTCCGTGCGTACCGCCGCCAGGGCATCCAGTTTCGCGAGCAGCTTGTCGGTCGGTTCCGTGCACGCCCCGCGCAGCGCGAGAGCGTCGTCGAGGGCTTCGAGAACGTGAGCCGCCGAGACCGCGGGGATCTCGGGGGGACGGGCCGGGACGAGCCGTTCCACCAGATCCCAGTTGGCGTCGAAGGCCACCGCTATGTCGCGGACACGACCCAGGTCGGCCCGCAACACATCGGCCAGGACGACGAGACGACGAAGGTCGGGGTCGGCCAGTGTCCGTTCGACGAAGCGGTCCCAGCGGTGGGCGAACTCGAGCTCGGAGCTGATCTCGTCGAGCACCTCGAGCCCGGGCGGGAGTCCCGCCTCGATCGGGTGCTCCGACAGGAGGCGTTGCGCGAACGCGTGCAGGGTGGCCACCGGCGCCGCGTCGAGATCGTGCAGCGCGATCCGCGCCCGGTCGACCATCAGCGGCCCGTCGGCCTCACCGTCTCCTCCGGAGACGGAGGCGAACGCCTCGCGGAGGCGGTCGCGGAGCTCGGCGGCCGCCTTCTCCGTGAACGTGATGACCGCGATCCCGGCGAGCCGCTCACCGCCGTCGAGGACCAGGGAGCGGACACGGCTCACGAGCGCCGACGTCTTTCCCGTCCCGGCTCCGGCCTCGACGAACAAGGTGGTGTCCAGATCCACCGCGATGCGGTCGCGGACGCCCTGGTCCCGTGGCAGCGTCACGCTCCACCACCGGGCACCAGGTCCGGCACCGCCAACGCCAGCCACGCGGCGAGGGCCGGGTCGGCGGCCTTGCGCTCGAGCTCACGCGCGCGATCCGCAGTGGTGAGTCCGTCGGGGCTGCACGATGCGCACTCGACCCACGACCCGAACCCGGGCGCCTCGGCGCGGGCAACGAACACCCCGCTCGCAATCCCGTCGGCGATGGTCACCAGGACCTCGTCGACCGAGGCCCCCACGGCCTCGTCGAGGATCAGCTCGCGCCAGGCCCACTTCTCACTGCTGCTGACGAACCAGTAGGCGGCCGTGACCTCGGCGTCGGGGGCGTCGAAGATCTCCCGTACGGCAGCCGCATACACAGGAAGCTGCAGCCGCGTCCCGTTGCCGTGGGGATCCTCGGGGCCGAGCTTGGCGAACCGCCTGCTGGAACCCGTCTTGTAGTCGATCACGAGGTAACCGTCCCCCACCGCGTCGACCCGGTCAGCCGACCCCCGCAGGCGCAGGCTCCTTCCGTCGGCGAGGCCGTACGTGACCGGGGGCACCGGGCCGTCGCCGAAGCCGAAGTGGACCTCGGTGCTCACGGGCACCGAGCCACGGGCGGCCCGTTGATCGTCGTCGTGCCCGCAGAACTCCTCCATCTCGCGGTGCAGTCGGCGCCGGTGGACCTCCCAGAACAACGCCCTTCCGACGACCCCCCGGGCCTCGGCGAGATCGCACTCCTCGTCGAGGATCTCATGCAGGCGGGACCGCTGAGCGGGACTCCACGCGACGCCGGGACGAGGCGGACCCCCGGGTGCACCGATCATCTCGGCCAGCCACCGGTCCAGGACCCCGTGCACGAGGCTGCCCAGCTCGAGCGGTGAGATCTTCAGCTCCCGCTCGGGCAACTCGACGGGTTCCACGCGCAACAGGTGACGAATGAAGTAGTGGTGGGGGCACTTCGCCCACGCCTCCAGCCGCGTCGGTGACATCACCACGCCGGGATCGGTCGGCGAGGGTACGTCGCACCCGGCGAGATTGCCGTCGAAGCGGGTGAAGAAGCGACCCGCCCTGGCGCGCACCAGCTCGACACCCCGGCGGAGCCGTGGGTGGCTGAAGACGTCGTCGTCGGCCACGTCACCACCCTGCGCCACCGCTGCCAGGATGCGACAAAGGTCGTACTCCTGGTTCGACACGGGCAGCGTCCGCGCCCGCAGGCCCGCGACGAAGGAAGCGACGTGGTGATGGTGCGGCTCACCGAGGTGGGCCATCGACTCCGCGTCGACCGGTCGGCCCTCCCGTGCGGACACCGCGTCGAGTAGCCACCGCGACGGCCTGCGGTCCGTGGTGCGGCGTAGATCGCCACGCGGGTGGGTGAGCACGGCACGGGTCGCTCCCGCCAGAACCGAGAGCAGCGCACGATGCTCCGAGTCCAGCCTCTCGCGGGCCGAACGGAGGTGGCCGCCGGCGACCGCCCGCTCACGGTCCGGCAGCAGGGAGTCCTCCCTGGGCCGCGAGGGCATGAGCCCCTCGGCCATACCCAGAATCCAGACGTGGTCGAAGCCGACACCCCAGCTCAGCGGGAGCGAACCCACGAAGACGCCCTCACCGAGACGGCCGACCCGGCCCAGGCCGCTGTCGAACTCCGCCGTCAGGGCCCGCAGGAAGACGTCGAGGGTCGGCGCGGCATCGATGCCGTCGAGGACCGCGAGCCGGTCGAGCACACCATCGAGACGGTCGGCGAGAGCCCTCTCCTCGGGCGGCCAGTCGTCGTGGCCCGCTATGCCGCCGAGGTGATCCGCGATCAGGGCCCGCACCACCCCGGTCAGGCCCGACCAGGTGTCAGGTAGTCGGTCCGGATCGAGACGCCCCGCGAGGTCGGCGACCGTCGTACGCAGCTCGCGGGCGGTGGCGGCCTCGCGCTGCAGCCCCCGGCGACGACCCCCGGCGGACTCCTCGAGGGCCAACAAGGCGATGCGATCCTCGAGGTCGGCGCCGTACCGGTGCAGGCGTGTGTCCCAGTCCGCGCCGCCGACCACCCCCGCCGCACGCGAGACGCGCTCCCACGCAGCCGCCGGCACCGGGGCTCCGGACCCGTCCACCATGAGACCCGACCCGATCACGGCCATCACGTCCTCGCGACGCCAGTCCCGATCCGCCAGCCCCAGGAGTCCCAGAACGGCCCGGCCGAGGACGCCCTCGGAGATCGTCCGCAACGAAGAACCGTTGAACGCGACCTGCGCGCCGCGCAGGTGCTCGTGCAGCAGCCGGGCGTACGGCTCGTCGCCGCCGTAGAGAATCGCCATCCGGTCGGGGCGGATCCCGGCGCTACCGGCGGCCACGACCTCGCTCACCACGAGCCGGACCTCCTCTTCGGGGTCCGACACCGACACCACGCGGTCCGCGGCCGGGGTGACCGGATCCGGCGGGGTCCACTCGACGCCGAGACGTCGTACCGATTCCCGGACGGCGGCGTCGGCATCGTCGACACCGGTTGCAGCCGCCACGACCGACACCGGGTGGTCCGCCGCGAGGGCCCGCAACATGGCCGACGTGGACTCCCCCATACGTTGCGGCAGATAGACGATCACTGCGCCCAGCTCCGCGAGCACCGGCACCGCGGCCGCCGAGGCGATCGACGATGTCGCCGCAGCCAGCAGGTCCGACTCGTCGTACCACTCCCCGGCGATGCGGCGCCGGGCCTCCGTGACGATCCGGACGACGTCGCGGGGGCGGGGACCCTGACGGGCGACGGCGGAGCTGAACCGGTCAGGGACGTCGGCGAGCTCCCGGTAGGCGTTGACCAGGGCGCGCTCTGTGGACGGGTGACCTGCGACAGCCGCGAACACCCCGGGATCGGCCATCAGCGTCCGCCGGACGGCGGCCGTGATGACCGGCGCCGAGACAGGCCGTCGACCGGCAGCGGCGAGGGTCGGTGCCGCCACCAGCTCTGCGAGCCGGTAGGCGGTGAGGAAGGTGACCGCCGCGAGGGCGCCGCGCCGCTGCACCAGATGGCGACGAACGGCGACGGCGACGTAGTTCGTGGGCACGACCACCGTCACCGTGGCGAGGGCATCACCCGCCTTCGCCGTGTCGATGGCTGCGTCGAGCGCGTCGAAGGCCGCCGGCCCGACCGCCACGACGTGCCCGCTGACGGGCGAGGCGTTCTCCGCTGCAGCGGTGTCGACAGGAGACATCGAACGGATGGTAGGACGCCGCGGTGACAGCCATCGGCGGCGGGCCGCCACGCGAGAAGCGGGTAAGAATCGTCGGCGCCGCCGGTTCGCGTCCGGGCGCCGTCGTACGCTTCTTCGATGGCCGAGACCGCGCGGGTGCTGTGTGCCGAGGACGACACGAGTGTGAGAACCTCCCTCGAACGGGCCCTCACCCTCGAGGGGTACGCGGTCACCACTGCCGTCGACGGCGCCGACGCACTCGAGAAGCTCGTGACGCTCAGCCCGGACGTCGTCGTGCTCGACGTGATGATGCCCCTCGTCGACGGGTTGACCGTGTGTCGGCGCCTGCGGGAGAAGGGCGACCGGACCCCGGTGCTGATGTTGACTGCCCGTCACGAGGTCGGCGACCGCGTCGCCGGACTGGACGCCGGGGCCGACGACTACCTCGCGAAACCATTCGCCCTCGACGAGCTGCTCGCACGCCTGCGCGCCCTGCTACGCCGCACCTCCGTCGTCGGGGCGGCGGCCACGCACCACGAGACCCTGTCCCTCGGCGATCTCGTCGTGGACCGCGACAGCCGCCGGGTCAGCCGCGCCGGCAGGGAACTCGAGCTGACCAAGACCGAGTTCGACCTGCTCGAGCTACTCGTACACAACCGAGACATCGTGTTGAGCAGGGAGCTCATCTACGAGCGCATCTGGGGCTACGACTTCGCGACCACCTCGAAGTCCCTCGACGTCTACATCGGATACCTCCGCCGCAAGACCGAGAGCGACGACGCGACCCGTCTCATTCACACCGTGCGGGGTGTGGGATACGTCGCCCGCGAGTCGTGAGCCTGCGCGGCAGGCTCGCCAGCCTGCTGGCGGGGGCGGTCGTCACCGCAGTCGTAATCGCGACCGTCGGTGCCTACTTCTCGGCCCGGGGCGCGTTCACCGACGAGATCGACGAGTTCCTCTCCGCACGCGCCGACCGCCTCACCGGGGCTCCGAGTCTCGCCGAGGGCTTCGACGCCCGGCGCGTACGCGCAGCCGCCCGGCCCGGACTCGATGGCGTCGTCCTGTTGGAGTTCGACGCCCTCGTCCAGATCCTCGACCGCACGGGTGCCGTGCGCTTCTCGGTGGAGAGCCAGCCCGCACTCCCCGTGGACGCGACCGATCGTCGCATTGCGGCGAACGGCGACGGGGAGCGCTACCGCACCGTTTCGATCGACGGCGACGACTTCCGGGTTCTGACAGCGGCGCTCCCGGGAGCGGGGGCGGTTCAGGTGGCCCGTCCACTAACCGAGGTCGACAACGCCCTGACGGTGCTCGCCCGGCGCACGATCGTCTTCGGCGTGATCGCCGCAGCCGTGGTCGCCGGGCTCGGCTGGTTCGTCAGCCGGCGCGTGACCCGACCGGTCGAGGAGTTGACCGCCGCAGCCGAGCGCGTGGCCACCACCGGCGATCTCACCACGCCGATCGCCGTGTCCGGTGGCGACGAGGTCGGCCGACTCGGGCGCAGCTTCAACACCATGCTCGACGCCCTCGCAACCTCGCGACGCCAACAGCGCCACCTCGTTCAGGACGCGAGCCACGAGCTGCGGACGCCGCTCACCAGCCTGACCACGAATGTCGAGATCCTCCAACGCCGGATCGCCGCTCTCGACGACTCCCAACGCGACGAGATCCTCGCCGACATCCGCCTCGAGCTCGGCGAACTGGCCGACCTCACCACCGAGCTCGTCGAACTCGCCACCGACCCCGACCGCGCCGACGAGCCGGTGACCCGGTTCCTCCTCTCGGCCGTCGCCGAGGACGTGGCCCGGCGGACCCGGCGACGGACCGGCCGTAGGGTCGACGTCGTCACCCATGGCGACATCGCTGTCTCGGCGATCAGACCCGGCGTCGAGCGCGCCCTGTCCAACATCGTGGGCAACGCGGCCAAGTTCAGCCCACCGGATGCGCCCATCGAGATCGTCGTCTCCCCCGGCGCCGTCGAGGTGCTCGACCGCGGACCGGGCATCCACGACGACGAAGCGTCCGACGACGAAGCGTCCCGGGTCTTCGACCGCTTCTACCGGACGGCCGAGGCGCGTGACGCGCCCGGTTCGGGACTCGGCCTGGCAATCGTGCGACAGATCGTCGACGCGCACAGCGGGGAGGTCTGGGCCCGACGCCGACCCGACGGTGGTTCAGCCGTGGGCTTCCGGCTCCCGATACGCCCAGAGGGTCCGGGCGGTCACACGACCGCGGGCCCGTCCGCCCCGCCGCCCCCCTGAGCCCCATCCGCCCCGGTCTCGAGGGGCAGAGCCGGATCCGCTCCCCACGCGGACCAGGAGCCGACGTAGAGTCGCCCCGGTGGGTACCCGGCCACCTCCATGGCCAGCAGGTCCAGACATGCGCTGACGCCGGACCCGCAATAGGCGACGACCTCCTCGGCATCGGCGACTCCCAGCGCGCCGTAGCGGCGCGCCAGGTCCCCGGCGGGCAACAGCGCCCCCGACCCGTCCACGTTCGCCGTCGACGGTGCCGAACGTGCGCCGGGGACGTGGCCACGACGGACATCGAGAGGATGGTCCGCGCCACGGTGGCGGTCGGCCGAACGTGCGTCGAGCACCACCAGGGACGGCTCACCCAGTCGACGGTGCAGTTCTGCAGTGGTGATGAGACGGTCGGTCGGCCACTGCCGCGTCGGGCGCTCGACCGGCGTCGTCGTAACCGGGCCGGACTCGAGGCTCCCCTCCCAGGCGGCGATGCCGCCGTCGAGAACGGCGACCGGACATCCGAGCACCGACAACATCCACCACAGGCGGCCGGCGGTGACACCCCCGGTGTCGTCGTAGGCCACCACGGGGGTGTCCTCGGCGATACCGAGACGACCCATCGCAGCAGCGAAGTCCGCCGGGTCCGCAAGGGGGTGTCGGCCGCCGGGCCGTGACGGCCGGGCTGACAGATCCAGATCGAGGTCCACGAACACCGCCCCCGGGATGTGAGCCGACGCGAACTCCTCTGCACCCGAACGCCCGTCGAGGTACCAGCGGACATCGGCCAGCACCAGCTCGGAGCGGTGGGCTGCCACCCACCCGGCGGTCACGACCGGCGAAGGGAACGGCGACGGCTTCGACGAAGGGTTCATCTCCGCATTCTCCCCGATCACAACTCGACGGGGCTCGCATCCACCCCACCGACGGCGCGACACGGCGCGCCGTCGCGGTCACGACACTGCGAATCGGTCGGTTGCGAGCCGGTCAGGGCGAGCACCACACACACCGGCAACCCGACGACGTTGGTCCAGCAACCCTCGACGGCCGCGACGAAGCCGGACCCCCGACCCTGCAGTTCGAGCCCGGCCGCGGTGTCGTCGGCTGCACCCGTTGCGACGTACGCCGCTGCGGCCGTCCGGTCGATCGGGCCGAGGGTGACGGTGGAGAGCCTCACCGCGCCGACGGCGGACCCGTCCGCTGTGACGACGACCACGCCGGTTGCCACCCGCAACGACGCCCGCGACAGCCCAGAGACGATCCCGACCGCGTCGGACCGACTCTGCGGCGCTCCGACGAGGCCATCGGGGCCCTCGACGACCGTGTCGGCGGCGACCAGCGTCATCACGACGCCCCGACCCACGGCAGCAGCCGCCTTGACCCTCGCTATCGCCAGAGCGGCCACGCCCGGATCGGTCCGGCGGTCGGCCACGACCGACTCCTCATCGACGTCGACGGGACACACCGACACCTCGAAGCCCAGGTCGGCGAGGATCCGTCGACGACGGGGCGAACGCGACGCCAGGACGATCGGCCCGCGTCCGGGCCGCGTCATCCGCCCGAGGCGTAGGCGCCCGCCGCCTCGGGTAGCGGATCGGTGGCGCCCGGATCCTCGAGGTAGCGGTCCGGAAGGGAGACCTGCTTGGGGCCGCCTGTGTGTGAGCGCGGTGTCCGTAGGACCTCGAGGGGGAAAGGGATCGTCGGGTCGATGTCGCCGAGCAGACCCTCGAGTTCTGCAACCGAGGACACCCGGGCCACCCGGTTGCGGACGTCGCCGCCGATCGGAAACCCCACCAGGTACCACAGCGCGTGCTTGCGGAAGACCCTCACCGCGCCTTCGCTCCCCTGCCACTCGACCAGGAGCCGCACATGGTCGAGCATCGTCGCCGCGACCTCGCCGAAGGTGGGCAGAGGAGGTGGTTCCTGTCCCTCGAAGGCCGCCGCGAGGCGCGCGAACAGCCATGGCCGTCCGAGACAACCGCGACCCACGACGACACCGGCGCAGCCCGTCGTCCGCATCATCGCGAGGGCGTCGGACGCTTCGAACACGTCGCCGTTCCCCAGGACCGGGATGTCGACGGCCTCGACGAGGCGGGCGACCGCAGACCAGTCCGCGCTCCCGCTGTAGAGCTGCTCAGCGGTGCGGGCGTGCAGCGACACGGCGGCGCAGCCCTCGTCCTGGGCGATACGGGCGGTGTCGAGGTAGGTGACGATCTCGTCGTCGATCCCGATCCGGAACTTGATCGTCACCGGTACCTCCCCCGCGCCGTTCACGGCCGCCCGCACGATGGCGCGCAGCAGGTCACGTCGGTACGGCAGAGCCGCTCCCCCACCGTGACGGGTCACCTTCGGAACCGGGCAGCCGAAGTTCATGTCGATGTGGTCGACCCCGTCTGCCTCCACGAGCCGCTGCGCGGCCTCACCGACGTCGCGGGGGTCGGTCCCGTAGAGCTGGATCGAACGGGGCGTCTCGTCGGGACCGAATTCCGCGAGCTTGAGCGTCTTCGGGTCCCGTTCGAGCCAACCGCGCGCGGTGATCATCTGGTTGACGTACAGACCCGCGCCGTGGGTACGGCACAGGCGGCGGAAGGGGAGGTCGGTGACACCCGCCATCGGAGCGAGCACGACGGGGGGCCACACCTCGATGGGCCCGATGTGCAGAGCCGTGAACTCCCCCGGCGCGGCGCTCGCCGGGTCCCGCAGCGTCGTCACCGTCTCATCGCCTGTTGAACGTGGCCTTTCCGGGTCCGTTCTCGAGGAAGCTGGCAATGCCCGTCGCTTTGTCCTCGGTACCGAACACGGCACCGAACTCGCGGGCCTCGGTGGCCACCGCGGTCGCGATGTCCTGTTCGATGCCGGTGTCGATGGCGCGCTTCGCATACGCGATCGCGGCGGGTCCGGCGGCGTAGCGGGCCGCGAGGGCCATTGCCGCCTCGTACAGGTCGGCGGCCGGATGCACCGCGCTGGCCAGGCCGATCTCCACGGCCTCGTCAGCCTTCACGGTGCGGCCGGTGAAGACCAGCTCCTTGGCCTTCGTGACGCCGACGACCCGGGTCAACCTCTGGGTACCCCCGGCTCCGGGGATGACCCCGAGGAGGATCTCGGGCTGGCCGAGGACCGCGTCGTCGCCCACCACGCGGAAGTCGGCCGCGAGCGCCACCTCACACCCGCCGCCGAGCGCGTACCCGTTGATGGCGGCGATGGTGACCTGCGGTAGCCGCCCGAACGCCAACAGCACGTCGTTGAGCCCGTGGGAGAGCTTCTCGGCCTCGGCGGGGCCGAAATCGGCAAACTCCTTCACGTCCGCTCCGGCGGCGAAGATCTTGGGGCCACCCCACATCACGACGGCACCGAGGTCGTCGCGGCCTGCCAGGGCCGTGACGATCTCACCGAGCTCAGCGGTGACCTGTCGGTTGATCGCGTTCATCGGCGGACGATCCAACCGGATGACCGCAACGCCGTCGTCGCGGCCGTCCTCGAGCTTGATGAACTCACCCATCACGCAATCCCTCTCCATGTCACATGCGAACCGTACCGACCACGTCCGTCGCGGCCGGACCGTGTCGTCAGCCGCCGACGATGCTCGCCAGCGACCAGACCGCCACCGCCGTCCCGAGGACGATCATGAATATCGACCGGGCCAGCGGTGGCCTCGGGAGGTCCCCGGGCGCTCCTCCGACCTCGCGAGGACGCACGAGGGCGAGCAGATGCCCGACCGCGAGCGCGCCTCCGAGCGC
This Acidimicrobiales bacterium DNA region includes the following protein-coding sequences:
- a CDS encoding sulfurtransferase, translated to MNPSSKPSPFPSPVVTAGWVAAHRSELVLADVRWYLDGRSGAEEFASAHIPGAVFVDLDLDLSARPSRPGGRHPLADPADFAAAMGRLGIAEDTPVVAYDDTGGVTAGRLWWMLSVLGCPVAVLDGGIAAWEGSLESGPVTTTPVERPTRQWPTDRLITTAELHRRLGEPSLVVLDARSADRHRGADHPLDVRRGHVPGARSAPSTANVDGSGALLPAGDLARRYGALGVADAEEVVAYCGSGVSACLDLLAMEVAGYPPGRLYVGSWSAWGADPALPLETGADGAQGGGGADGPAVV
- a CDS encoding PD-(D/E)XK nuclease family protein, whose product is MSPVDTAAAENASPVSGHVVAVGPAAFDALDAAIDTAKAGDALATVTVVVPTNYVAVAVRRHLVQRRGALAAVTFLTAYRLAELVAAPTLAAAGRRPVSAPVITAAVRRTLMADPGVFAAVAGHPSTERALVNAYRELADVPDRFSSAVARQGPRPRDVVRIVTEARRRIAGEWYDESDLLAAATSSIASAAAVPVLAELGAVIVYLPQRMGESTSAMLRALAADHPVSVVAAATGVDDADAAVRESVRRLGVEWTPPDPVTPAADRVVSVSDPEEEVRLVVSEVVAAGSAGIRPDRMAILYGGDEPYARLLHEHLRGAQVAFNGSSLRTISEGVLGRAVLGLLGLADRDWRREDVMAVIGSGLMVDGSGAPVPAAAWERVSRAAGVVGGADWDTRLHRYGADLEDRIALLALEESAGGRRRGLQREAATARELRTTVADLAGRLDPDRLPDTWSGLTGVVRALIADHLGGIAGHDDWPPEERALADRLDGVLDRLAVLDGIDAAPTLDVFLRALTAEFDSGLGRVGRLGEGVFVGSLPLSWGVGFDHVWILGMAEGLMPSRPREDSLLPDRERAVAGGHLRSARERLDSEHRALLSVLAGATRAVLTHPRGDLRRTTDRRPSRWLLDAVSAREGRPVDAESMAHLGEPHHHHVASFVAGLRARTLPVSNQEYDLCRILAAVAQGGDVADDDVFSHPRLRRGVELVRARAGRFFTRFDGNLAGCDVPSPTDPGVVMSPTRLEAWAKCPHHYFIRHLLRVEPVELPERELKISPLELGSLVHGVLDRWLAEMIGAPGGPPRPGVAWSPAQRSRLHEILDEECDLAEARGVVGRALFWEVHRRRLHREMEEFCGHDDDQRAARGSVPVSTEVHFGFGDGPVPPVTYGLADGRSLRLRGSADRVDAVGDGYLVIDYKTGSSRRFAKLGPEDPHGNGTRLQLPVYAAAVREIFDAPDAEVTAAYWFVSSSEKWAWRELILDEAVGASVDEVLVTIADGIASGVFVARAEAPGFGSWVECASCSPDGLTTADRARELERKAADPALAAWLALAVPDLVPGGGA
- a CDS encoding UvrD-helicase domain-containing protein, translated to MTLPRDQGVRDRIAVDLDTTLFVEAGAGTGKTSALVSRVRSLVLDGGERLAGIAVITFTEKAAAELRDRLREAFASVSGGDGEADGPLMVDRARIALHDLDAAPVATLHAFAQRLLSEHPIEAGLPPGLEVLDEISSELEFAHRWDRFVERTLADPDLRRLVVLADVLRADLGRVRDIAVAFDANWDLVERLVPARPPEIPAVSAAHVLEALDDALALRGACTEPTDKLLAKLDALAAVRTELAAVADDEIAAVEVLGRVAKFSLGRLGRAGDWQGRKGDVVEAVGAACATAETALDRVAQACISALGTLVRDFTLTEAERRRREGRLEFHDLLVLARRLLEDPATGPAVRAAARERYGRILIDEFQDTDPLQIDIAAALATDPTTAADSGSQGWSQRRPGAGSLFFVGDPKQSIYRFRRADIGLFLAASDAFGPPVRLVTNWRSSAPVIDWVNAVFAELIEPEEGSQPAYVPLAAGREDVPAGPGAAVLGGVEHEPGLSADEVRSREAADVAATVTTAVEGGWEVVDRHSGETRRCRLGDICILLPARTSLPQLERALVDARIPYRAESSSLVYSTREVRDLIGVLRAIDDPTDELAVVAALRSAAFGCGDDDLWGYHRAGGAWDLRRPVPDTLTPDHPVVEAMAWLARVRRERAWRSPSEIVDRVLRDRGLYELGAVRGRVRDQWRRLRFVADQARAFTDATGGNLRDFIDWIDLQSAGSGRVTEAVLPETDDDAVQILTVHASKGLEFPVTIVSGLTTKVRRRRGGVQVLWTDSAGRPAVNYRFHPTLSTAEFDESLELDEQLDFHEKIRLLYVACTRARDHLVVSLHRTAPGSVSSVPARGDMTAAQLLADAGAASAPPVPGLAGGSLSSVKPREVVVPADRETWERDIAAARRSLSTRRSIAATAVAAELHDPEAVDAATVEATAAGLAKSARDLDLPPWNKGRYGTAIGRAVHATLQTVDLATGEGLGAIASAQAAAEGVVARAGLVAALAGSALDSEVVARAAHLPHWRELYVAALLGERILEGYVDLLYRTPEGLVVVDHKTDQLGGPRDFARAADRYGLQGAAYSLAVEEATGEQVVSCVLLFLAEHGAVAHAVDDLRGRIDRIRAAVPDLVGGGEVVVE
- a CDS encoding Maf family protein; protein product: MTRPGRGPIVLASRSPRRRRILADLGFEVSVCPVDVDEESVVADRRTDPGVAALAIARVKAAAAVGRGVVMTLVAADTVVEGPDGLVGAPQSRSDAVGIVSGLSRASLRVATGVVVVTADGSAVGAVRLSTVTLGPIDRTAAAAYVATGAADDTAAGLELQGRGSGFVAAVEGCWTNVVGLPVCVVLALTGSQPTDSQCRDRDGAPCRAVGGVDASPVEL
- a CDS encoding HAMP domain-containing sensor histidine kinase, whose amino-acid sequence is MSLRGRLASLLAGAVVTAVVIATVGAYFSARGAFTDEIDEFLSARADRLTGAPSLAEGFDARRVRAAARPGLDGVVLLEFDALVQILDRTGAVRFSVESQPALPVDATDRRIAANGDGERYRTVSIDGDDFRVLTAALPGAGAVQVARPLTEVDNALTVLARRTIVFGVIAAAVVAGLGWFVSRRVTRPVEELTAAAERVATTGDLTTPIAVSGGDEVGRLGRSFNTMLDALATSRRQQRHLVQDASHELRTPLTSLTTNVEILQRRIAALDDSQRDEILADIRLELGELADLTTELVELATDPDRADEPVTRFLLSAVAEDVARRTRRRTGRRVDVVTHGDIAVSAIRPGVERALSNIVGNAAKFSPPDAPIEIVVSPGAVEVLDRGPGIHDDEASDDEASRVFDRFYRTAEARDAPGSGLGLAIVRQIVDAHSGEVWARRRPDGGSAVGFRLPIRPEGPGGHTTAGPSAPPPP
- the dusB gene encoding tRNA dihydrouridine synthase DusB; this encodes MTTLRDPASAAPGEFTALHIGPIEVWPPVVLAPMAGVTDLPFRRLCRTHGAGLYVNQMITARGWLERDPKTLKLAEFGPDETPRSIQLYGTDPRDVGEAAQRLVEADGVDHIDMNFGCPVPKVTRHGGGAALPYRRDLLRAIVRAAVNGAGEVPVTIKFRIGIDDEIVTYLDTARIAQDEGCAAVSLHARTAEQLYSGSADWSAVARLVEAVDIPVLGNGDVFEASDALAMMRTTGCAGVVVGRGCLGRPWLFARLAAAFEGQEPPPLPTFGEVAATMLDHVRLLVEWQGSEGAVRVFRKHALWYLVGFPIGGDVRNRVARVSSVAELEGLLGDIDPTIPFPLEVLRTPRSHTGGPKQVSLPDRYLEDPGATDPLPEAAGAYASGG
- a CDS encoding response regulator transcription factor → MAETARVLCAEDDTSVRTSLERALTLEGYAVTTAVDGADALEKLVTLSPDVVVLDVMMPLVDGLTVCRRLREKGDRTPVLMLTARHEVGDRVAGLDAGADDYLAKPFALDELLARLRALLRRTSVVGAAATHHETLSLGDLVVDRDSRRVSRAGRELELTKTEFDLLELLVHNRDIVLSRELIYERIWGYDFATTSKSLDVYIGYLRRKTESDDATRLIHTVRGVGYVARES